A genome region from Setaria italica strain Yugu1 chromosome III, Setaria_italica_v2.0, whole genome shotgun sequence includes the following:
- the LOC105913998 gene encoding arabinogalactan protein 1-like, whose protein sequence is MELCGEEERCPRQLASLEEEGSQPAVTIRSGPLSNAVACPLPRCRLLSATGTPRSRPLSAAVAAAARSLSTSGAPAARPLPCCRPLSGAGAPRSRPLPTARPLPRSRSVSATVAPSTRPLSAAVAPKSPPLPPPRPHSAAVVAPKSQPLSAAGGPSCSVRGNHLPASGK, encoded by the exons ATGGAGCTgtgcggggaggaggagaggtgcCCGCGGCAGCTCGCATCGTTGGAGGAAGAGGGTTCGCAACCGGCGGTGACCATCAG ATCTGGCCCGCTCTCCAACGCCGTCGCCTGCCCGCTCCCGCGCTGTCGCCTGCTCTCCGCCACCGGCACTCCTAGATCTCGCCCGCTCTCCGctgccgtcgctgccgccgctcgctcGCTCTCCACCAGCGGcgctcccgccgctcgcccgctccCATGCTGTCGCCcgctctccggcgccggcgctcctAGATCTCGCCCGCTCCCCACCGCTCGCCCGCTCCCACGCTCTCGCTCGGTCTCCGCCACCGTCGCTCCCTCCACTCGCCCGCTCTCTGCCGCCGTCGCTCCGAAATCTCCCCCACTCCCGCCCCCTCGACCGcactccgccgccgtcgtcgctccCAAATCTCagccgctctccgccgccggcggtccCTCGTGCTCCGTCCGTGGCAACCACCTCCCTGCGTCGGGCAAGTAG